In a genomic window of Infirmifilum sp. NZ:
- a CDS encoding PTS transporter subunit IIC: MDPATEILNFIVALFREPSIFLGLIALTGLVALKERIEKIISGTLKTALGLLILLAGVSLMVSALTPLGSIAASALKLPPVRVEIGTNNVIAELGFEIGLVMVFAFLVNVIVARISKTFKYIFLTGHLIFWNAVIYTAAFRYILGMTGWPLIIASSLFTGLYQIIQPWYTHFFDLEVNQNAGFVLGHSSSLVVLTTSLITKPLGKNRKFKSMEELTFPEYLSWLREPMLMIAASYLIIYIIVGIVAWDSVVAAANAAGKHPVIWLLLQALNFAAGFAVLIMGVRMLIAELIPAFQGIAQKIVPGAVPALDCPLFFPYGQVSMSWGGLIGMLSMVITSLIFASVKYPWFIFAPTMSAWFHGATAAVYGNKYAGVVGAIIGGVLAGVLMGIGQAIMWPIMGFAIGDFFSWASDTDYVWFPLIVYLFSIFKR; this comes from the coding sequence ATGGATCCAGCAACAGAGATTTTAAACTTCATAGTAGCACTATTTAGAGAACCGAGCATCTTCCTTGGCCTAATTGCGCTCACGGGGTTAGTCGCGCTCAAGGAGAGGATCGAGAAGATAATCTCTGGGACTTTGAAAACAGCCCTGGGCTTGCTCATCCTCTTAGCTGGAGTTAGCCTAATGGTCAGTGCGCTGACTCCGCTTGGCTCAATAGCTGCTAGCGCACTGAAATTACCACCCGTTAGGGTTGAGATCGGAACAAACAACGTGATAGCAGAGCTTGGCTTTGAGATAGGGCTTGTGATGGTTTTTGCATTCTTGGTAAATGTAATTGTAGCGAGAATAAGCAAAACCTTTAAGTACATATTCCTTACAGGGCACCTAATATTCTGGAACGCCGTAATATACACCGCGGCCTTCAGGTACATTCTAGGGATGACCGGATGGCCTCTCATAATAGCGTCCTCGCTTTTCACAGGACTCTACCAGATCATACAGCCGTGGTATACCCACTTCTTCGACCTAGAGGTGAACCAGAACGCCGGATTCGTTCTTGGTCACTCCTCATCCCTTGTCGTTCTTACAACATCGCTGATAACGAAACCACTCGGCAAGAACAGGAAGTTCAAAAGCATGGAGGAACTGACTTTCCCAGAGTACCTCAGCTGGCTCAGGGAACCCATGCTGATGATAGCGGCAAGCTATCTGATAATCTACATCATAGTCGGAATAGTCGCTTGGGACAGCGTTGTAGCAGCAGCCAATGCAGCTGGCAAGCATCCAGTCATATGGCTACTCCTCCAGGCGCTTAACTTCGCTGCAGGCTTCGCTGTACTCATAATGGGCGTCCGAATGCTAATAGCCGAACTAATTCCCGCATTCCAGGGGATAGCTCAGAAGATCGTGCCAGGAGCGGTTCCAGCTTTAGACTGCCCCCTGTTCTTCCCATACGGACAAGTATCCATGTCTTGGGGAGGCCTCATCGGTATGCTCTCAATGGTCATCACCTCACTCATCTTCGCAAGTGTGAAATACCCGTGGTTCATCTTCGCCCCTACAATGTCTGCGTGGTTCCACGGTGCAACAGCGGCCGTTTACGGGAACAAGTACGCAGGAGTCGTCGGAGCTATAATAGGCGGAGTCCTAGCTGGTGTGCTCATGGGTATAGGGCAAGCCATAATGTGGCCAATTATGGGCTTTGCTATCGGTGACTTCTTCAGCTGGGCATCCGACACCGACTACGTATGGTTCCCACTAATAGTGTACCTCTTCAGCATCTTCAAAAGATAA
- a CDS encoding PTS sugar transporter subunit IIA produces MKEQPVGFLEALGGRVVVVEGVSGWEGAVALSGRLLLEGGCVEERYIGRMVSTCRELGPYIAIAPGIAIPHARPEDGARRVCLSLVVVRSGVSFGSHNDPVYVLIAFSTPDKHSHIKVLQELANLLTEKGEELVRKLREAKNREEALQKLRELLRDSSLNQQA; encoded by the coding sequence GTGAAAGAGCAACCTGTTGGCTTTCTAGAGGCTTTGGGTGGTAGGGTTGTTGTGGTTGAGGGTGTGAGTGGCTGGGAGGGTGCTGTGGCTTTGAGCGGTAGGCTTCTGCTGGAAGGCGGCTGCGTGGAGGAGAGGTATATTGGGAGGATGGTGTCGACCTGCAGGGAGCTCGGCCCCTACATCGCCATAGCCCCGGGGATCGCGATCCCCCACGCTAGGCCGGAGGACGGGGCTAGAAGGGTCTGCCTCTCCCTGGTCGTCGTGAGGAGCGGCGTGAGCTTCGGCTCCCACAACGACCCAGTCTACGTCCTCATCGCCTTCTCCACACCCGACAAGCACTCACACATCAAAGTGCTCCAAGAACTCGCAAACCTCCTCACAGAGAAGGGGGAAGAGCTAGTGAGAAAGCTCCGAGAGGCGAAAAACCGGGAAGAAGCACTACAAAAACTGAGAGAGCTTCTTAGAGATTCTTCTCTAAATCAGCAAGCCTAG
- a CDS encoding creatininase family protein: protein MEDIRRYVSETTYPIAILPVGAVEAHGPHLPITTDSIIAEAIAEKVAEEVNAVAFPVVHYGTLWSTRGFPGSVWLKTHLLEEVVYQIGRALKKSGFKMLVVVNSHVGNSGSLREALRRLLEEGMEVMLFNPDIIRKIASKYVESEFWHPDYFHAEEIETSLILYLKPDSVDMSKARAFYPEAQPTYFSNVFVPWEKITPPAVIGDPTKASREKGEKIFLEVCKTISDLIKARLADLEKNL, encoded by the coding sequence ATGGAGGACATTAGGAGATACGTTTCCGAGACTACTTACCCCATCGCAATTCTCCCCGTAGGAGCCGTTGAGGCTCATGGACCCCACCTACCTATAACAACAGACTCAATAATTGCTGAAGCCATTGCTGAGAAGGTTGCAGAGGAGGTTAACGCTGTAGCTTTTCCGGTAGTACACTATGGAACATTATGGTCTACCCGCGGATTCCCAGGCTCTGTTTGGCTGAAAACCCACTTATTGGAGGAAGTAGTCTACCAAATAGGAAGAGCTCTTAAGAAGAGTGGATTCAAGATGCTCGTCGTTGTGAACTCTCACGTCGGAAATTCCGGCTCTCTCCGCGAAGCTCTCAGGAGGTTACTTGAGGAAGGTATGGAGGTTATGTTGTTTAACCCGGATATCATCAGGAAAATCGCCTCAAAATACGTTGAGTCTGAGTTCTGGCACCCTGATTACTTCCATGCTGAGGAAATAGAAACTTCCCTGATATTATATCTAAAGCCTGACAGCGTTGACATGAGTAAAGCTAGAGCATTCTACCCTGAAGCACAACCTACCTATTTCTCGAACGTTTTTGTGCCATGGGAGAAAATAACTCCACCAGCGGTTATCGGGGATCCGACTAAAGCATCAAGGGAGAAAGGCGAGAAGATTTTTCTTGAAGTATGTAAAACTATCTCAGATCTTATCAAAGCTAGGCTTGCTGATTTAGAGAAGAATCTCTAA
- a CDS encoding PTS sugar transporter subunit IIB produces MPNRLKIVTACGLGTGTALFLKTVVESIVRKAGIDASVETADATLAAAMKPDIIVTGPDLAERFQKEGAAKIIIAVYNYGNRREIEEKLLEAIQRLKG; encoded by the coding sequence ATGCCTAACAGGCTGAAAATTGTAACGGCTTGCGGCCTCGGAACAGGTACTGCACTGTTCTTGAAAACTGTCGTTGAAAGTATTGTGAGAAAAGCTGGTATTGACGCAAGTGTTGAGACGGCGGATGCCACCTTAGCCGCCGCGATGAAGCCCGACATAATTGTGACAGGACCTGACCTCGCTGAAAGATTTCAGAAGGAGGGAGCTGCGAAGATCATTATTGCAGTATACAACTATGGGAACAGGAGGGAAATCGAAGAAAAGCTTCTCGAAGCTATACAAAGGCTAAAAGGGTAA
- a CDS encoding ABC transporter ATP-binding protein, with product MARVAVKELVKRFGKVVAVDHVSFEARDGEFLVLLGPSGCGKTTTLRMIAGLETPDEGEIYIGDRLVNDLPPKDRDVAMVFQNYALYPHMKVYDNIAFPLRVRKVPRDEIDRRVREVAKLLRIEDLLDRYPRQLSGGQQQRVALGRALVRQPQVFLMDEPLSNLDAKLRVYMRAELKRLQRELGITTIYVTHDQAEAMTMADRVAVMNEGKIMQLAEPAELYYRPSNTFVAGFIGAPAMNFIDASVKQRDSTVYLDTGVFTIELPRDAGKALLEAGAPSEVIFGIRPEHIELSKQELPGGYQVEVFVTEPLGAETIIDFKHGDSLVKAKYPGHFEAAPGEKVWIRFKLEYAHVFDKKTGRVIV from the coding sequence ATGGCTCGGGTAGCTGTCAAAGAGCTGGTGAAGCGGTTCGGGAAGGTTGTCGCCGTCGACCACGTGTCCTTCGAGGCCAGGGACGGCGAGTTCCTCGTACTGCTCGGGCCCAGCGGGTGCGGTAAAACCACCACTCTCAGGATGATAGCTGGCCTCGAGACGCCGGACGAGGGGGAGATCTACATAGGAGACAGGCTTGTGAACGACCTCCCGCCTAAGGACAGGGATGTGGCCATGGTCTTCCAGAACTACGCGCTATACCCGCACATGAAGGTCTACGACAACATCGCCTTCCCGCTTAGGGTGCGCAAGGTCCCGAGGGATGAGATAGATAGGAGGGTCAGAGAGGTCGCGAAGCTGCTCAGGATAGAGGACCTCCTCGACAGGTACCCGCGGCAGCTGAGCGGGGGGCAGCAGCAGCGAGTCGCGCTCGGGAGGGCGCTCGTTAGGCAACCACAGGTGTTCCTCATGGACGAGCCCCTGAGCAACCTCGACGCTAAGCTCAGGGTCTACATGAGGGCCGAGCTGAAGAGGCTTCAGAGGGAGCTGGGCATCACCACGATCTACGTGACGCACGACCAGGCTGAGGCCATGACGATGGCAGACAGGGTTGCCGTCATGAACGAGGGGAAGATCATGCAGCTCGCGGAGCCAGCGGAGCTCTACTACAGGCCGTCAAACACCTTCGTCGCAGGCTTCATAGGTGCTCCGGCTATGAACTTCATCGACGCCTCCGTTAAGCAGAGAGACAGCACCGTGTACCTCGACACCGGCGTTTTCACGATCGAGCTACCAAGAGACGCCGGGAAAGCGCTCCTCGAGGCAGGCGCCCCATCGGAGGTGATATTCGGGATAAGGCCCGAGCACATAGAACTGAGCAAGCAGGAGCTACCCGGCGGCTACCAAGTCGAGGTGTTCGTCACCGAGCCCCTGGGGGCCGAGACCATTATCGACTTTAAGCACGGCGACTCCCTCGTGAAGGCCAAGTACCCCGGGCACTTCGAGGCCGCACCAGGAGAGAAAGTGTGGATACGCTTCAAGCTTGAGTACGCCCATGTCTTTGACAAAAAGACTGGAAGAGTTATTGTTTAG
- a CDS encoding transaldolase family protein, with protein MRVEESTAKMIFQREHLPEAPPVSDHSSLAVFAALRGYPDLGADNLLNPLTSTRYSEIVGQLTRKAHLTVLQALSSEEALKALRTYALVAEVALNTAGLEMLWARVPEVERQKAFGFAVEELRSLEHEERSRLGAPLLSKAVVDYYLGDMRKVMSSNPKAKSMLAWMADEATKLIDGEHPLSSFVTAMRKLFESNAYYRMTLQGLCRFGNDYALGLRWLRRLGFVQVSTNPVLAAEAYRDDPSLWDRFREYLKSRRDLLADLEGKGDELAMAATLLALIPNMEVFRPVAFLLDFKDGMVSYQLNPNVADSVEGSVKDALRIYAMAEEYFTRYDAYLLWGWPSYMERGRPNIVFKVAGSSGASIEITRVLESLGIGTNNTVTFSVSQEVSLILAKIEGRASAARRGVRLTKVYETNMGGRLEAHLREVKACELIKTALKLYDDPEEALSQLAQRLGVPETKPGGVWRGQSGWGYGLEARTLEEKAELVSSQAYIRSLVNDALIDFLAGAGVCGATREEVRACLEAWERAISLSGTFVAQRVWGIFFSEGNRRLWLSYIVRKYGLAPEQAEEVLDGIDVLPASKRKPADTYCTLAARNMTNTEFPNHQLNVHLEYLHGRVRLEDYMMAVAVNWGPSELDLLLKWAEFRKAYDLTPELKRALKEAGLDVDGYGESGVRVEEWASFGPRVKTMRGFTEAYNRFREECLKVARGVVIHADS; from the coding sequence GTGAGGGTGGAAGAGAGCACAGCTAAGATGATATTCCAACGCGAGCACCTCCCCGAAGCACCGCCCGTCTCAGACCACTCCTCCCTCGCCGTCTTCGCCGCGCTGAGGGGGTACCCCGACCTCGGTGCCGACAACCTTCTCAACCCCCTAACGTCGACCCGCTACTCGGAGATCGTCGGGCAGCTCACCAGGAAGGCACACCTCACCGTGCTCCAGGCTCTCTCATCTGAGGAGGCTCTCAAGGCATTGAGGACGTACGCGCTGGTCGCCGAGGTGGCGTTGAACACTGCGGGGCTGGAGATGCTGTGGGCTAGGGTTCCCGAGGTCGAGAGGCAGAAGGCCTTCGGCTTCGCGGTCGAGGAGCTCAGGAGCCTCGAGCACGAGGAGAGGAGTAGGCTCGGAGCACCACTCCTCTCCAAAGCTGTCGTAGACTACTACCTAGGGGACATGAGGAAGGTGATGTCCAGCAACCCGAAGGCTAAGAGCATGCTTGCCTGGATGGCCGACGAAGCAACGAAGCTCATCGACGGGGAGCACCCGCTTTCCAGCTTCGTGACCGCTATGAGGAAACTCTTCGAGTCAAACGCCTACTACCGCATGACCCTCCAGGGCCTGTGCAGGTTCGGGAACGACTACGCCCTGGGCTTGAGGTGGCTCAGGAGGCTGGGCTTCGTCCAGGTCTCAACGAACCCCGTCCTCGCCGCTGAAGCGTACAGGGACGACCCCTCTCTCTGGGACAGGTTCAGGGAGTACCTGAAGTCGCGCCGGGACCTGCTCGCGGACCTCGAGGGCAAGGGGGATGAGCTCGCCATGGCAGCCACACTGCTAGCCCTCATACCCAACATGGAGGTGTTCAGGCCGGTGGCGTTTCTCCTTGACTTCAAGGACGGCATGGTCAGCTACCAGCTCAACCCGAACGTCGCCGATAGCGTGGAGGGAAGCGTTAAGGATGCTTTGAGGATATACGCGATGGCTGAGGAGTACTTCACTAGGTACGACGCGTACCTCCTCTGGGGGTGGCCCAGCTACATGGAGAGGGGGAGGCCCAACATCGTGTTCAAGGTGGCGGGGAGCAGCGGTGCTTCCATCGAGATAACGAGGGTGCTCGAGAGCCTTGGGATAGGGACGAACAACACCGTGACGTTCTCCGTGTCGCAGGAGGTGAGCCTGATCCTCGCGAAGATCGAGGGGAGGGCCTCCGCGGCCAGGAGGGGCGTCAGGCTCACGAAGGTCTACGAGACCAACATGGGTGGGAGGCTGGAGGCCCACCTGCGCGAGGTTAAAGCCTGTGAGCTCATCAAGACAGCCCTGAAGCTTTACGACGACCCCGAGGAGGCTCTCTCGCAGCTTGCCCAGAGGCTCGGCGTCCCGGAGACCAAGCCGGGCGGCGTCTGGAGGGGGCAGAGCGGCTGGGGGTACGGGCTCGAAGCCAGGACCTTGGAGGAGAAGGCGGAGCTCGTATCGAGCCAAGCCTACATAAGATCGCTGGTTAACGACGCCTTGATCGACTTCCTCGCCGGCGCAGGCGTCTGCGGCGCTACGCGGGAGGAGGTGAGGGCTTGCCTGGAGGCGTGGGAGCGGGCCATCTCGCTGAGCGGGACGTTCGTCGCGCAGAGGGTGTGGGGGATATTCTTCAGCGAGGGGAACCGCAGGCTGTGGCTGAGCTACATAGTGAGGAAGTACGGCCTCGCACCCGAGCAGGCTGAGGAGGTTCTAGACGGCATAGACGTTCTGCCGGCGTCAAAGCGCAAGCCCGCCGACACCTACTGCACGCTCGCCGCTAGGAATATGACGAACACGGAGTTCCCAAACCACCAGCTGAACGTGCACCTAGAGTACCTCCACGGTAGAGTCCGGCTGGAAGACTACATGATGGCTGTGGCGGTGAATTGGGGGCCCAGCGAGCTCGACCTGCTTCTAAAGTGGGCCGAGTTCAGGAAAGCCTACGACCTAACCCCCGAGCTTAAGCGCGCCCTGAAGGAGGCGGGCCTAGATGTTGACGGCTACGGTGAGAGCGGGGTTAGGGTGGAGGAGTGGGCGTCCTTCGGGCCCAGAGTGAAGACGATGAGGGGGTTCACCGAGGCGTACAACAGGTTCAGGGAGGAGTGCTTGAAGGTTGCGAGGGGCGTTGTTATTCACGCTGATAGTTAG
- a CDS encoding CTP synthase yields the protein MQTRYVFVTGGVVSGLGKGVVAASIGKIFQMRGLRVDVIKADPYLNVDPGTLNPVEHGEVFVCEDVWEFEPAPGYRFTIAEIDQDFGTYERFLDVNMHPSNNITSGQVYLSVILRERAGTYLGRTIQVIPHITDEIKRRIRSVAERSKPDVLIVEIGGTVGDIEAMPFLEAVRQFRLEQPPGTTALVHVTLVPFLSTLGQLKTKPTQHSVKELQSMGLQPDVIIGRSDRPLPEDVRRKISLYCNVPPEAVFSDPDLETVYELPLVLERQGLGTYLSKLLNLPLEPDPDRKAEWERTVDAFLNTREEVVIAMPGKYTMIQDSYISINEALNHAGASLGVRVRRVYIEAEDFEREPSRVEELLGQADGILLTPGFGARGVEGMIHAARYALQSGKPFLGICFGAQLLFVAFMRYVAGLEKAHSTEIDPETPHPVVDLLPEQRKAVLKGGTMRLGAHPVKIKAGTKLHAAYGSELVYERFRHRYHINPDYLKLAEEKGMIASSTDPSGRIINSIEVVGQSWIVGVQFHPEFKSRPGRPSPVYRAFLEAILRESRRNRS from the coding sequence ATGCAGACTCGCTACGTATTCGTAACAGGCGGCGTGGTCAGCGGCTTGGGGAAGGGCGTGGTCGCGGCCTCCATCGGGAAGATTTTCCAGATGAGGGGGCTCAGGGTCGACGTTATTAAGGCGGATCCCTACCTCAACGTGGACCCCGGTACGCTGAACCCCGTCGAGCACGGGGAGGTCTTCGTCTGCGAGGACGTGTGGGAGTTCGAGCCCGCGCCCGGCTACAGGTTCACGATCGCCGAGATAGACCAGGACTTCGGGACCTACGAGCGGTTCCTCGACGTCAACATGCACCCCTCCAACAACATAACCTCCGGGCAGGTCTACCTCTCCGTCATTCTCCGCGAGAGAGCCGGCACGTACCTGGGCAGGACCATACAGGTCATACCGCACATCACGGATGAGATCAAGAGGAGGATAAGGAGCGTTGCCGAGCGCAGCAAGCCCGACGTGCTCATAGTGGAGATCGGCGGCACCGTGGGGGATATCGAGGCGATGCCCTTCCTCGAGGCCGTTAGGCAGTTCAGGCTCGAGCAACCACCCGGGACCACGGCGCTCGTCCACGTGACCCTCGTGCCATTCCTCTCGACGCTTGGGCAGCTGAAGACGAAGCCCACCCAGCACAGCGTTAAGGAGCTGCAGAGCATGGGCCTGCAGCCGGACGTTATCATCGGCAGGTCGGACAGGCCACTGCCGGAGGACGTCAGGAGGAAGATAAGCCTCTACTGCAACGTTCCGCCTGAGGCGGTGTTCTCCGACCCGGACCTCGAGACGGTGTACGAGCTCCCGCTGGTTCTCGAGAGGCAGGGCCTCGGAACCTACCTCAGCAAACTGCTAAACCTGCCCCTGGAGCCTGACCCCGACAGGAAGGCGGAGTGGGAGAGGACCGTGGACGCGTTCCTGAACACCAGGGAGGAGGTCGTCATCGCGATGCCCGGGAAGTACACGATGATCCAGGACAGCTACATCAGCATAAACGAGGCTCTGAACCACGCGGGGGCTTCGTTGGGCGTGAGGGTGAGGCGCGTGTACATAGAGGCTGAGGACTTCGAGCGGGAGCCCAGCAGGGTTGAGGAGCTCCTGGGCCAGGCGGACGGTATCCTGCTCACACCGGGCTTCGGCGCTCGAGGAGTTGAGGGGATGATCCACGCAGCCCGCTACGCCCTGCAGAGCGGGAAGCCGTTCCTGGGCATATGCTTCGGCGCCCAGCTCCTCTTCGTGGCTTTCATGCGCTACGTCGCCGGCCTCGAGAAAGCCCACTCCACGGAGATAGACCCCGAGACACCCCACCCCGTCGTGGACCTCCTGCCCGAGCAGAGGAAAGCTGTTCTGAAGGGTGGGACCATGAGGCTGGGCGCTCACCCCGTCAAGATAAAGGCCGGGACCAAGCTCCACGCAGCCTACGGGAGTGAGCTCGTGTACGAGAGGTTCAGGCACAGGTACCACATAAACCCCGACTACCTGAAGCTAGCTGAGGAGAAGGGCATGATCGCGTCCTCCACTGACCCCTCGGGGCGGATAATCAACTCCATAGAGGTGGTGGGTCAGAGCTGGATCGTCGGCGTGCAGTTCCACCCGGAGTTCAAGAGCAGGCCCGGCAGGCCATCCCCTGTCTACAGGGCTTTCTTGGAAGCCATTCTGAGGGAGAGCAGGCGTAACCGTTCGTGA
- the pyrD gene encoding dihydroorotate dehydrogenase PyrD, protein MPSLEVELAGLRLRNPTVLASGILGTSASLARRVEEAGAGAFTTKTITPEPRRGYENPTFVELEHGFLNAIGLANPGIEAFCSELRAMRETLSIPVILSAGGGRLEDFVEVAARGVECGAQAVELNVSCPHVKGMGAEVGDNPEVVARIVAELSGSVEAPVLVKLSPHHDYLRVAEKAIGAGASGLTAINTIRGMAIDIYARRPVLSNRYGGYSGPGIRPVAVKVVYDLYERFGDVPIIGVGGVDSWQAAVEMILAGASAVGVGSSIAKKDLALFSEIARGLSKYLEDEGFASVKEIVGLAHKF, encoded by the coding sequence TTGCCGTCCCTCGAGGTCGAGCTAGCGGGTTTGAGGCTCCGTAACCCCACCGTCCTCGCATCCGGCATCCTGGGGACCAGCGCGAGCCTGGCGAGGAGGGTTGAGGAGGCCGGGGCCGGGGCTTTCACGACGAAGACTATAACCCCTGAGCCCAGGAGGGGCTACGAGAACCCGACCTTCGTCGAGCTGGAGCACGGCTTCCTCAACGCCATAGGGCTCGCCAACCCGGGGATCGAGGCGTTCTGCTCGGAGCTCAGAGCGATGAGGGAAACCCTGTCCATACCCGTCATCCTCAGCGCGGGAGGGGGGAGGCTGGAGGACTTCGTGGAGGTGGCTGCAAGGGGCGTGGAGTGCGGTGCTCAGGCGGTCGAGCTGAACGTCTCGTGCCCACACGTCAAGGGCATGGGCGCCGAGGTTGGGGACAACCCTGAGGTTGTGGCCCGGATAGTGGCGGAGCTCAGCGGCTCCGTTGAGGCTCCGGTGCTCGTCAAGCTCTCCCCTCACCACGACTACTTGAGGGTGGCTGAGAAGGCTATCGGGGCGGGCGCCTCGGGCTTGACGGCGATAAACACCATCCGCGGAATGGCTATAGACATCTACGCCCGTAGGCCCGTGCTCAGCAACAGGTACGGCGGGTACTCGGGTCCGGGGATAAGGCCTGTGGCCGTCAAGGTAGTGTACGACCTTTACGAGAGGTTTGGCGACGTGCCGATCATCGGCGTCGGGGGTGTTGACTCCTGGCAGGCCGCCGTCGAGATGATTCTCGCGGGCGCCTCGGCTGTGGGTGTTGGCTCCAGCATAGCGAAGAAGGACCTCGCGCTCTTCAGCGAGATAGCGAGGGGGCTGTCTAAGTACCTGGAGGACGAGGGCTTCGCCTCCGTGAAGGAGATCGTGGGCCTAGCCCACAAGTTTTAA
- a CDS encoding dihydroorotase produces MTVDLVVIGKAYLGGRFEEVAIAVDSGVIVGVTKPPLAPPSNARVEFGEKFLVLPGMVDLHVHMREPGLEYKEDWRSGSRAAVKGGVTLVVDMPNNRPPSNSCDRLREKLQRASEKSLVDFAFYAGFNPRLEELEDCGGLYVGFKLYPEDLFAQDAVSVFRRAASVGKPVVVHAEDPSFFRKSRRHSEARPPVAERAGILRALDLAEATGAWLHVTHLSTEIGLLEVLRAKVSARHRVTFDVTPHHALLSEALYSSPLSKVAVVNPPLRSEGDVRAVYASLRSGLADALVTDHAPHSLEEKLADNPAPGFPGLELALHLLLDEILSGRLGLPALELYCRRPAELMGFSKGSIAPGFDGDLVVVAKEEWRVRGEELESRAKYTPFEGRVLRTKTHAVYVRGLEVYTAGYFMAEKGGRLAVPRGRASGFEAP; encoded by the coding sequence ATGACCGTAGACCTAGTCGTCATCGGGAAGGCCTACCTGGGTGGCCGCTTCGAGGAGGTGGCTATAGCCGTTGACAGCGGCGTTATAGTCGGCGTCACGAAGCCCCCTCTAGCCCCGCCCAGCAACGCGAGGGTGGAGTTCGGCGAGAAGTTCCTTGTCCTCCCCGGGATGGTTGACCTCCACGTCCACATGCGGGAGCCGGGGCTGGAGTACAAGGAGGATTGGCGCTCGGGGTCGAGGGCCGCGGTCAAGGGAGGCGTCACGCTCGTGGTGGACATGCCGAACAACAGGCCGCCTTCTAATAGCTGCGATAGGCTTCGCGAGAAGCTCCAACGGGCCTCCGAGAAGTCATTGGTGGACTTCGCTTTCTACGCGGGCTTCAACCCGAGGCTAGAGGAGCTGGAGGATTGCGGGGGGCTCTACGTGGGCTTCAAGCTGTACCCCGAGGATCTCTTCGCTCAGGATGCCGTGAGCGTCTTCAGGCGCGCGGCCAGCGTAGGTAAGCCCGTCGTGGTCCACGCCGAGGACCCCTCGTTCTTCAGGAAGTCGCGGAGGCACAGCGAGGCCCGGCCTCCTGTGGCCGAGAGGGCTGGGATCCTGAGGGCCTTAGACCTCGCAGAGGCTACAGGTGCGTGGCTCCACGTCACCCACCTGAGCACGGAGATAGGGTTGCTCGAGGTGCTGCGGGCGAAGGTGTCTGCACGTCATCGCGTGACGTTCGACGTAACCCCTCACCACGCTCTTTTGAGCGAGGCCCTCTACTCCTCCCCCCTCTCCAAGGTCGCCGTTGTCAACCCCCCTCTCCGCAGCGAGGGAGACGTGAGGGCCGTGTACGCTAGCCTGAGGAGCGGCCTCGCCGACGCCCTCGTCACGGACCACGCGCCGCACAGCCTCGAGGAGAAGCTCGCCGACAATCCTGCGCCCGGTTTCCCGGGGCTGGAGCTGGCGCTCCACCTCCTGCTCGACGAGATCCTCTCGGGGAGGCTGGGCCTACCTGCACTCGAGCTGTACTGCAGGAGACCCGCGGAGCTCATGGGCTTCAGCAAGGGCTCGATAGCGCCGGGCTTCGACGGAGACCTCGTAGTGGTGGCGAAGGAGGAGTGGAGGGTGAGGGGGGAGGAGCTCGAGTCGAGGGCCAAGTACACCCCCTTTGAGGGGCGGGTGCTCCGGACGAAGACACACGCCGTATACGTCCGAGGGTTAGAGGTATATACTGCCGGCTACTTTATGGCCGAGAAGGGTGGGAGGCTTGCCGTCCCTCGAGGTCGAGCTAGCGGGTTTGAGGCTCCGTAA
- the mntA gene encoding type VII toxin-antitoxin system MntA family adenylyltransferase antitoxin: MEIRSLVSRAVEALSKAGELASKTSLDAYGEASLRWFLYEAHQDLLDALAALVAELGLRKPPTYAGIGHVLAENGLIGSGDAELISLLARNRNRLAHAYRLLDLTELREVYLQARDRVPRLAGLLLRIIEERGVDPPPLPESLLALLRSYGVKALLLFGSRARGDYSEASDYDVAVLAGRQLSLRELDAIAGELSRLWGGADVDIVDLSEAPNELLYKVLRDAVPLYVEDERWFRSWAAREYSRVLDEEDLMDIYYRRLQARLQPGKPRNESR; encoded by the coding sequence GTGGAAATAAGATCACTGGTTTCCAGAGCCGTCGAGGCCTTGAGCAAGGCCGGGGAGCTGGCGAGCAAAACCTCGCTGGATGCCTACGGGGAAGCGTCGCTGCGGTGGTTCCTCTACGAGGCTCACCAGGACCTGCTCGACGCCCTGGCGGCGCTCGTAGCGGAGCTAGGGCTCAGGAAGCCGCCAACCTACGCGGGTATCGGCCATGTACTCGCTGAGAACGGCCTCATAGGTTCAGGGGACGCTGAGCTCATCTCCCTACTGGCGAGGAACAGGAACAGGTTAGCACACGCCTATAGGCTCCTGGACTTAACCGAGCTCAGGGAGGTTTACCTGCAGGCACGGGACCGCGTCCCGCGCCTCGCGGGACTCCTCCTCCGCATCATCGAGGAGAGAGGCGTGGACCCGCCACCTCTACCGGAGAGCCTCCTCGCTCTGCTTAGAAGCTACGGCGTCAAGGCCCTCCTGCTCTTCGGGTCAAGGGCTAGGGGCGACTACAGCGAGGCGAGCGACTACGACGTTGCCGTTCTCGCAGGGCGGCAGCTGAGCCTCCGGGAGCTGGACGCGATAGCGGGCGAGCTCTCACGGCTCTGGGGCGGCGCGGATGTCGATATCGTGGACTTAAGCGAGGCCCCGAACGAGCTGCTCTACAAGGTTCTCAGGGACGCTGTCCCCCTCTACGTGGAGGACGAGCGCTGGTTCAGGTCCTGGGCTGCACGCGAGTACTCGCGAGTCCTGGACGAGGAGGACCTCATGGACATCTACTACAGGAGGCTTCAGGCCCGCCTCCAGCCTGGAAAGCCGAGGAACGAGAGCCGTTAA